A genomic segment from Vanacampus margaritifer isolate UIUO_Vmar chromosome 3, RoL_Vmar_1.0, whole genome shotgun sequence encodes:
- the LOC144048568 gene encoding uncharacterized protein LOC144048568, protein MALHEETEIHRKQLDAVDKNHKMYIQGVQQVTDRQDELLPQSQAGTSSLEKENPQRPCIKEEKEDVEHPHVKDEEEEADISKFPLTIICVKSEDDEDEPAEASQLRTRSPSGGPQQADLSAPQSDCDDTTEEPLRNDADGENDNKESKCSEKETPLGNVETVCVKHAAKKQQMKTHAGEKPFSCPFCGKTFSRKEHVQAHVRIHTGEKPFSCSTCGKAFPHKETMIAHVRSHTGENPFRCSVCGKTYSRKTHVESHMRTHTGEKPFPCSVCGKMFSQKPNMVKHMRIHTGERPFCCLFCDKAFLHKSHVESHMKIHTGEKPFSCSVCEQTFSQKQNLVSHMRTHTGEKPYSCSVCGGSFAQSKTLTAHMRRRHDKDRKMLTATPPQ, encoded by the exons ATGGCGTTGCATGAAGAGACCGAAATTCATCGTAAACAACTGGACGCCGTTGACAAGAATCACAAGATGTACATCCAAG GCGTCCAGCAAGTGACTGATCGTCAGGATGAACTTCTCCCGCAGTCACAAGCGGGGACATCCAGTTTGGAGAAAGAGAATCCACAGCGGCCCTGcatcaaagaagaaaaagaggatgTGGAACATCCACACGTtaaagacgaggaggaggaggctgacATCAGCAAATTTCCACTGACTATCATTTGTGTGAAAAGTGAAGATGACGAAGACGAACCAGCTGAGGCGTCCCAGCTTCGCACTCGCAGTCCAAGCGGAGGACCACAACAAGCCGACCTCTCGGCTCCACAGTCAGACTGCGACGACACCACGGAGGAACCTTTGAGGAATGATGCAGacggtgaaaatgacaacaaagagTCCAAATGCTCAGAAAAGGAGACACCGCTCGGCAACGTGGAAACCGTTTGTGTTAAACATGCCGCTAAAAAACAACAGATGAAAACACACGCAGGAGAAAAACCCTTTAGTTGCCCGTTTTGTGGTAAAACATTCTCTCGAAAGGAACATGTGCAGGCACACGtgagaatccacactggagaaaaacccttcAGTTGCTCGACTTGTGGTAAAGCCTTCCCTCATAAGGAAACCATGATAGCACACGTGAGATCGCACACTGGAGAAAATCCCTTTCGGTGTTCAGTATGTGGTAAAACGTATTCTCGAAAGACACACGTGGAATCGCACATGAGAAcgcacacgggagaaaaaccctttccttgctcggtttgtggtaaAATGTTCTCCCAAAAGCCCAACATGGTAAAACACATGAGAATACACACAGGTGAAAGGCCATTTTGTTGCTTATTTTGTGATAAGGCGTTCCTTCATAAGTCACACGTGGAATCGCACATGAAAAtacacacgggagaaaaacccttTAGCTGTTCAGTCTGTGAGCAAACATTCTCCCAGAAGCAAAATCTGGTGTCGCACATGAGAAcgcacacaggagaaaaaccttacagttgctcagtttgtggcggAAGCTTCGCTCAGAGTAAGACTTTGACGGCACACATGAGGCGGAGACACGACAAAGACAGAAAAATGTTGACCGCTACTCCCCCGCAATAG